The Priestia megaterium NBRC 15308 = ATCC 14581 region AATAACAGTTCGCGGATTCCATTACGCGTTGCTGCAGAAATTGGAAAGACTTTCACTTCGTCTCCTACTTTTTCTTTGAATGCAGCTAGATTCTCTTCAGCTTGCGGGATATCCATTTTATTTGCTACCACTACTTGCGGACGTTCTGTTAAACGCATATTATATTGACGCAGCTCTTCATTAATGGTTAAGTAATCTTCATATGGATCACGGCCTTCTAAACCTGACATATCGATTACATGGACAATAACGCGGGTACGTTCAATGTGACGTAAAAACTGATGACCTAATCCTACACCTTCATGTGCACCTTCGATTAGCCCTGGTAAATCTGCCATCACAAAACTGCGGTTATCTTCTGTTTCAACTACTCCTAAATTCGGATTAATTGTTGTAAAATGATATTCAGCAATTTTTGGCTTTGCAGCAGACGTCACGGATAATAACGTTGACTTTCCAACACTTGGAAAACCAACTAATCCTACATCGGCTAATACTTTTAATTCAAGAATTACATTTCTCTCTTTACCTGGCTCTCCATTTTCTGAAAGCTCCGGTGCTGGATTTGCAGGTGTAGCAAAACGCGTATTCCCACGCCCTCCGCGTCCACCTTTAGCAATCACTGCACGCTGGCCGTGCTCAACTAAATCAGCAATCGTTTCGTTCGTATCTTCATCTAACACAACCGTACCTGGTGGAACTTTTACAACCATCGGCTCAGCGTTACGTCCGTGCTGTCCTTTTGACATTCCATGTTCACCGCGGCTTGCTTTAAAGTGACGCTTATAGCGGAAATCCATCAGCGTACGCAATCCTTCTTCTACTTCAAAGATGACATCTGCACCGTGACCACCGTCACCACCTGCAGGACCTCCTTTTGGTACGTACTTTTCGCGACGAAAGGCAACCATTCCATTTCCTCCGTCGCCACCTTTTACATATACCTTGACCTGATCTACAAACATTTCTTTTTCACTCCGTTCTATATCTTAGCTCCTGCAATAGCAAAAGCGCTGTTAACTTATTGTGAGCATAAGGCTAAATTCATCTTCAGACATATGCTGTTGAACCAATGCAACTCCTTGAGCGCACTCATAACATTGTAGCTTGTTTTGTAGCTTCTGTATATCTGTTAGTATTCCACTAAAGTCAAAAAAGAAACGAATTCCCTGTTCTTCAATGCATACTGAAATACTCAAATAGTTTTCTGCATGATAATCAACATATTTTTCGAGTGCTTCTGTCAAATAGCTACACCAGTTGTATACGAACTCATCGTATTGTGATAAATCCTTCAATTCTCCCAGCACTTCCACATCTAAGCGAACAGCATGGTTATTCCAATGATAGGTCATAACAAAGCCCGCAAACAGTCGCATATTGATGTTTGTTAACTTGGATTCATGTTTGGATTCATTTACAATTTCTTCAATGATTTCATTCGCTCGATCAAGCCGATTCAACGCTAGATTGCCTTTGATTAATTGCAGCTTATTTAACCAATCATGCCGCGCGTATCTTAATACTTCTACGACATCCCATTCTTTTTCCATCTTAGCACTCCTAACTTTGACTCGAGCATAAGTATTTCACAACGCTGACAAACATCTCGTATCAATCTTCTTAGATATGTTCGATTATAACAAATTCCAATGGGTAATAGGTGAAATATTCTACAAAAAGAAAACTCTAACCTACTTGGGTTAGAGTTTTCTTTTTGTATCTTATGCTTCTTGAGCAACAGGGTATACAGATACTTTTTTACGGTCACGACCGAAACGTTCAAATTTAACGATACCGTCGATTTGAGCGAATAAAGTATCATCTCCACCACGACCTACGTTTGCACCTGGGTAAATTTTAGTACCGCGTTGACGGTATAAAATTGAACCACCAGATACGAATTGGCCATCAGCACGTTTAGCACCAAGACGTTTCGAGATTGAATCACGACCGTTTT contains the following coding sequences:
- the obgE gene encoding GTPase ObgE, which produces MFVDQVKVYVKGGDGGNGMVAFRREKYVPKGGPAGGDGGHGADVIFEVEEGLRTLMDFRYKRHFKASRGEHGMSKGQHGRNAEPMVVKVPPGTVVLDEDTNETIADLVEHGQRAVIAKGGRGGRGNTRFATPANPAPELSENGEPGKERNVILELKVLADVGLVGFPSVGKSTLLSVTSAAKPKIAEYHFTTINPNLGVVETEDNRSFVMADLPGLIEGAHEGVGLGHQFLRHIERTRVIVHVIDMSGLEGRDPYEDYLTINEELRQYNMRLTERPQVVVANKMDIPQAEENLAAFKEKVGDEVKVFPISAATRNGIRELLFTVADLVETTPEFPMQEEEDLSMHRVLYKHEKKEVEFVITRDSDGSYVLSGEKIEKLFKMTDFSREESVRRFARQLRGMGVDEALRERGAKDGDIVKLFEYEFEFID
- a CDS encoding Spo0B C-terminal domain-containing protein, with amino-acid sequence MEKEWDVVEVLRYARHDWLNKLQLIKGNLALNRLDRANEIIEEIVNESKHESKLTNINMRLFAGFVMTYHWNNHAVRLDVEVLGELKDLSQYDEFVYNWCSYLTEALEKYVDYHAENYLSISVCIEEQGIRFFFDFSGILTDIQKLQNKLQCYECAQGVALVQQHMSEDEFSLMLTIS
- the rpmA gene encoding 50S ribosomal protein L27; its protein translation is MLVRLDLQFFASKKGVGSTKNGRDSISKRLGAKRADGQFVSGGSILYRQRGTKIYPGANVGRGGDDTLFAQIDGIVKFERFGRDRKKVSVYPVAQEA